From Caulobacter segnis, a single genomic window includes:
- a CDS encoding right-handed parallel beta-helix repeat-containing protein: MIGTWAFLALALAQTPDPKPIAAVATGGPAATGAETMLLLVDREADDEAKGSLRWAIATSNAEPGRYRIEIAAPAIVLKSALPAIKGPVSIEGQAFARSGGHNVVDGSGYLPRDLKSCPGMVPGQYGTNVRTASNPGFALIDTKGVTLRGLEIRNFCIGVLILRTANAVIVDNRIVRNIGGAGVMLSGDDGKGGSTSNTTLDNKVLRNTFLENGDGLELTRGAAFNLIADNLFDGGTDNLEPSQGIEILWGNDNTVVRNRFVRYSDGLQSNWGARNYIGANTFEGNAFGISLTGAGNMVEGNTIRGNGIGIAVRPEAKVAANRISQNSIAGNGLPILRCSAGGSCDPKLARGGIVIGPPGLEHASFVGSRGMGVVFDKAGAATICLNQDDAANCHAQPQFGLAPPRLTSVRAAAGKLAVTGALQGPPASLVTVEIFAGRAGTSEGERYLGSIQAVTDGLGDAIFAGQVEGAAADSAITATSTTAAGASSAFSKTVAVAR; this comes from the coding sequence ATGATCGGTACTTGGGCCTTCCTGGCGCTCGCCTTGGCGCAGACGCCCGACCCGAAGCCGATCGCGGCCGTCGCCACCGGCGGTCCCGCCGCGACGGGCGCCGAGACCATGTTGTTGCTGGTCGACCGCGAGGCCGATGACGAGGCGAAGGGTTCGTTGCGCTGGGCGATCGCGACCAGCAACGCCGAGCCTGGCCGCTACCGCATCGAGATCGCCGCGCCCGCCATCGTGCTGAAGTCGGCCCTGCCGGCGATCAAGGGGCCCGTCTCGATCGAGGGTCAGGCCTTCGCGCGCTCGGGCGGCCACAACGTCGTCGATGGTTCGGGCTACCTGCCGCGCGACCTCAAGTCCTGCCCGGGCATGGTCCCTGGCCAGTACGGGACCAATGTCCGCACCGCCAGCAATCCCGGCTTCGCCCTCATCGACACCAAGGGCGTGACGCTGCGCGGCCTGGAGATCCGCAACTTCTGCATCGGCGTGCTGATCCTGCGCACCGCCAACGCGGTGATCGTCGACAACCGCATCGTCCGCAACATTGGCGGCGCGGGGGTCATGCTTAGCGGCGACGACGGCAAGGGCGGCTCGACCTCGAACACCACCCTGGACAACAAGGTCCTGCGCAACACCTTCCTGGAGAACGGCGACGGGCTGGAGCTGACGCGCGGCGCGGCCTTCAACCTGATCGCCGACAACCTCTTCGACGGCGGGACCGACAATCTGGAGCCCTCGCAGGGGATCGAGATCCTGTGGGGCAACGACAACACCGTCGTGCGCAACCGCTTCGTCCGCTATTCGGACGGCCTGCAGTCGAACTGGGGCGCGCGCAACTACATCGGCGCCAACACCTTCGAGGGCAACGCCTTCGGGATCAGTCTGACGGGCGCGGGCAACATGGTCGAGGGCAATACGATCCGCGGCAACGGGATCGGCATCGCCGTGCGCCCGGAAGCCAAGGTCGCGGCCAACCGGATCAGCCAGAACAGCATCGCCGGCAATGGTCTGCCGATCTTGCGCTGCTCGGCCGGCGGCTCGTGCGATCCCAAGCTGGCGCGCGGCGGCATCGTGATCGGCCCGCCGGGCCTGGAACACGCCAGCTTCGTGGGCTCGCGCGGCATGGGCGTGGTGTTCGACAAGGCCGGGGCGGCGACGATCTGCCTGAACCAGGACGACGCCGCCAACTGTCATGCGCAACCGCAGTTCGGCTTGGCGCCGCCCCGTCTGACCTCGGTCCGCGCCGCCGCTGGAAAGCTGGCGGTGACGGGGGCTTTGCAAGGCCCGCCGGCCAGCTTGGTCACTGTCGAGATCTTCGCCGGCAGAGCCGGAACCTCGGAGGGCGAGCGCTATCTGGGATCGATTCAGGCTGTGACCGATGGCCTGGGCGATGCGATCTTCGCCGGCCAGGTCGAAGGCGCGGCGGCCGACTCGGCGATCACCGCGACCAGCACGACAGCGGCGGGCGCAAGCTCGGCGTTCTCGAAGACCGTGGCGGTGGCGCGGTAG
- a CDS encoding MFS transporter, translating to MTDTTKRTRVRWLIITVLFIITTINYADRATFSIAGQSASKELGLDPVAMGYILSAFAWAYVLGQIPGGALLDRFGSKKIYVISLVVWSLFTALQGFAGFFTGLMAATVLFAMRFAVGLGESPSFPANARIVAAWFPGSERGTASAIFNSAQYFSLVAFAPLMGWLAHTFGWRSVFWVMGAVGVVAAIFFAKLIHSPTKHPWINKAEFDHIEAGGGLVRMEEASASNGAAFTWANVKQVLSSRMLLGVYLGQYCINVLTYFFVTWFPIYLVKARGMSIMEAGFTAAAPALAGFVGGVFGGVISDALLKRTGSLDIARKTPLLLGMLLATCIIACVWIEQEWLVVVVMALAFFGKGVASLGWAVVSDTSPKEMAGVTGGVFNTFGNIAGIVTPIVIGYIVKATGSFDGALIFVGAHCVITILAYFLIVGKIQRLELKAA from the coding sequence ATGACCGACACCACCAAGCGAACGCGGGTGCGCTGGCTGATCATCACGGTCCTCTTCATCATCACCACGATCAACTACGCCGATCGCGCGACCTTCTCGATCGCGGGCCAGTCGGCGTCGAAGGAGCTGGGCCTGGACCCGGTGGCCATGGGCTACATCCTGTCGGCCTTCGCCTGGGCCTATGTGCTGGGCCAGATCCCGGGCGGGGCGCTGCTGGACCGGTTCGGCTCCAAGAAGATCTACGTCATCTCGTTGGTGGTCTGGTCGTTGTTCACGGCGCTGCAGGGCTTCGCCGGCTTCTTCACCGGCCTGATGGCGGCGACCGTGCTGTTCGCCATGCGCTTCGCCGTCGGGTTGGGCGAGTCGCCATCGTTCCCCGCCAACGCCCGCATCGTGGCCGCCTGGTTTCCAGGTTCGGAGCGCGGCACGGCGTCCGCCATCTTCAATTCGGCCCAGTACTTCTCGCTGGTCGCCTTCGCGCCGCTGATGGGTTGGCTGGCCCACACGTTCGGCTGGCGCTCGGTGTTCTGGGTGATGGGCGCGGTGGGCGTCGTGGCGGCGATCTTCTTTGCCAAGCTGATCCACAGCCCGACCAAGCACCCCTGGATCAACAAGGCCGAGTTCGACCATATCGAGGCCGGCGGCGGCCTGGTGCGGATGGAGGAGGCCTCGGCCAGCAACGGCGCGGCCTTCACCTGGGCCAACGTCAAGCAGGTGCTGTCCAGCCGCATGCTGCTGGGCGTCTATCTGGGCCAGTACTGCATCAACGTCCTGACCTATTTCTTCGTCACCTGGTTCCCGATCTATCTGGTCAAGGCGCGGGGCATGTCGATCATGGAGGCGGGCTTCACCGCCGCCGCGCCCGCTCTGGCCGGCTTCGTCGGCGGTGTGTTCGGCGGGGTCATCTCGGACGCGCTGCTCAAGCGCACGGGCTCGCTGGACATCGCCCGCAAGACGCCGCTGCTGCTGGGCATGCTTCTGGCGACCTGCATCATCGCCTGCGTCTGGATCGAGCAGGAGTGGCTGGTCGTCGTGGTCATGGCCCTGGCCTTCTTCGGCAAGGGCGTGGCGTCGCTGGGCTGGGCGGTGGTGTCGGACACCTCGCCCAAGGAGATGGCCGGCGTCACCGGCGGCGTCTTCAACACTTTCGGCAATATCGCCGGCATCGTGACCCCGATCGTCATCGGCTACATCGTCAAGGCGACCGGCTCGTTCGACGGGGCCCTGATCTTCGTCGGCGCGCACTGCGTGATCACCATCCTGGCCTACTTCCTGATAGTCGGGAAAATCCAGCGCCTGGAACTGAAGGCGGCCTGA
- a CDS encoding TonB-dependent receptor — translation MSTNRNSARAVLALSASALALTLAGAAAAQDAAPAAAPASDEVEAVVVTGFRASLQSAMNIKRNSSGVVDAIKAEDIAQFPDLNLAESLQRIPGVSISRINGEGRQITVRGLGSEYTRVRINGMEAISTTGGTANSGGTNRGRGFDFNVFASDLFNSIAVRKTASADVEEGSLGATVDLNTSRAFDSRKPQLVLSAGASYNDLAEKTTPRVSALASRTFFDGKLGVLISAAYEERHLKEEGANITRWSTGGSNGGFNSASTIPGYTIAQINETDATKAIFAPRIPAYVSYDIKNKRTGLAGSLQYKPDANTEINFDALYAYLAGVRKEAQLQAIGLSRATTGKPQTIIRDGVVENGNLVYARMDNVDMRTQSAYDELNTEFKQFTLSAKHNFGDRVVVGALAGYADSTFTQPVSTIVTFDRANTANYVYDFRGGGAPKIDLGFDPTNPANWSAINGTSEVRIRPTFVENQFSTAKIYGEWEANQNLKLKAGVDWRKFEYDSYGLYRTTETVSQTLTPAELASVSTVFSGFGKGLGMPAGNATAWLVPDIDKYAALLNIYSNTGIYALTGTNNSSARGQYGAVEEQDTGAYVQAEFRFEALGLPFRGDAGLRRVHTEQESAGYAAVGGLVQRVDVKRGYDLTLPSFNIAADVTDTFVARFSAAKTIARPGIGSLAPGGDVSVQGSNRSYSSGNPYLNPTQSKNLDVSLEWYPSSGAMFAAGFFYKKIDTFVATLSESRVYNTLGLPDSLIAGTSATPDMVFNVSKPVNTEGGNLKGFELNAQQPFTFLSGWMSHFGVIANYTYVASKLDYPTTTTAGGPVIVEDLIGLSKHAANATLYYETPKWSVRGSLAYRGGYLTAVPAADNNIIATTKSTLNVDMQASWNIRENLKLSLEGVNLTDEFNDQSVGYSDRLNVYTHSGRQFIVGLRYNF, via the coding sequence ATGTCGACCAACCGCAATTCCGCGCGCGCCGTTCTGGCGCTCAGCGCTTCGGCCCTGGCCTTGACGCTGGCCGGCGCCGCCGCCGCGCAGGATGCCGCCCCCGCCGCCGCGCCCGCGTCCGACGAGGTCGAGGCCGTCGTCGTCACGGGCTTCCGCGCCAGCCTGCAGAGCGCGATGAACATCAAGCGCAACTCCAGCGGCGTGGTCGACGCCATCAAGGCCGAGGACATCGCCCAGTTCCCCGACCTTAACCTGGCGGAGTCGCTGCAGCGCATCCCCGGCGTCTCGATCTCGCGCATCAACGGCGAAGGCCGCCAGATCACCGTGCGCGGCCTGGGCTCGGAATACACCCGCGTCCGCATCAACGGCATGGAGGCCATATCCACCACCGGCGGCACGGCCAACAGCGGCGGCACCAACCGTGGCCGCGGCTTCGACTTCAACGTCTTCGCCTCGGATCTCTTCAACAGCATCGCGGTGCGCAAGACCGCCTCCGCCGATGTCGAGGAAGGCTCGCTGGGAGCCACCGTCGACCTGAACACCTCGCGCGCCTTCGACAGCCGCAAGCCCCAGCTCGTGCTGTCGGCCGGCGCCAGCTACAACGACCTCGCCGAGAAGACGACGCCTCGCGTCTCGGCCCTGGCCAGCCGCACCTTCTTCGACGGCAAGCTGGGCGTGCTGATCTCGGCCGCCTACGAAGAGCGCCACCTCAAGGAGGAAGGCGCCAACATCACCCGCTGGTCAACCGGCGGCAGCAACGGCGGCTTCAACAGCGCCTCGACGATCCCCGGCTACACGATCGCCCAGATCAACGAGACCGACGCGACCAAGGCCATCTTCGCCCCGCGCATCCCGGCCTATGTCAGCTACGACATCAAGAACAAGCGCACGGGCCTGGCCGGTTCGCTGCAATACAAGCCCGACGCCAACACCGAGATCAACTTCGACGCCCTGTACGCCTATCTGGCCGGCGTGCGTAAGGAGGCCCAGCTGCAGGCCATCGGCCTGTCGCGCGCCACCACCGGCAAGCCGCAGACCATCATCCGCGACGGCGTCGTCGAGAACGGCAACCTCGTCTATGCGCGCATGGACAACGTCGATATGCGCACCCAGTCGGCCTATGACGAGCTGAACACCGAGTTCAAGCAGTTCACCCTGTCGGCCAAGCACAACTTCGGCGACCGCGTGGTGGTCGGAGCCCTGGCCGGCTACGCGGATTCGACCTTCACCCAGCCGGTCTCGACGATCGTCACCTTCGACCGCGCCAACACCGCCAACTATGTCTACGACTTCCGCGGCGGCGGCGCGCCGAAGATCGACCTGGGCTTCGACCCGACCAATCCGGCCAACTGGTCGGCCATCAACGGCACCTCGGAAGTCCGCATCCGCCCGACCTTCGTCGAGAACCAGTTCTCGACCGCCAAGATCTACGGCGAGTGGGAAGCCAACCAGAACCTGAAGCTCAAGGCCGGCGTCGACTGGCGCAAGTTCGAGTACGACAGCTACGGCCTGTACCGGACCACCGAGACCGTCAGCCAGACCCTGACCCCGGCCGAGCTGGCCTCGGTGTCCACGGTGTTCAGCGGCTTCGGCAAGGGCCTGGGCATGCCGGCCGGCAACGCCACCGCCTGGCTGGTCCCCGACATCGACAAGTACGCCGCCCTGCTGAACATCTACAGCAACACCGGCATCTACGCCCTGACCGGCACCAACAACAGCTCGGCGCGCGGCCAGTACGGCGCGGTCGAGGAGCAGGACACCGGCGCCTATGTCCAGGCCGAGTTCCGCTTCGAGGCCCTGGGCCTGCCCTTCCGCGGCGACGCCGGCTTGCGCCGCGTCCACACCGAGCAGGAGTCGGCCGGCTACGCCGCCGTCGGCGGCCTGGTCCAGCGGGTCGACGTCAAGCGCGGCTACGACCTGACCCTGCCGTCGTTCAACATCGCCGCCGACGTCACCGACACCTTCGTGGCCCGCTTCAGCGCCGCCAAGACGATCGCCCGTCCCGGCATCGGCTCGCTGGCCCCCGGCGGCGATGTGTCGGTGCAGGGCTCGAACCGCAGCTACAGCTCGGGCAACCCCTACCTGAACCCGACCCAGTCCAAGAACCTCGACGTCTCGCTGGAGTGGTATCCGTCCTCGGGCGCGATGTTCGCCGCCGGCTTCTTCTACAAGAAGATCGACACCTTCGTCGCCACCCTGAGCGAGTCGCGCGTCTACAACACGCTGGGCCTGCCGGACTCGCTGATCGCCGGCACCAGCGCCACGCCCGACATGGTGTTCAATGTCTCCAAGCCCGTGAACACCGAGGGCGGCAACCTGAAGGGCTTCGAGCTGAACGCCCAGCAGCCCTTCACCTTCCTGTCGGGCTGGATGAGCCACTTCGGCGTGATCGCCAACTACACCTACGTCGCCTCCAAGCTGGACTATCCGACCACGACGACGGCGGGCGGGCCGGTCATCGTCGAGGACCTGATCGGCCTGTCGAAGCATGCCGCCAATGCGACGCTCTACTACGAGACCCCGAAGTGGAGCGTCCGCGGCTCGCTGGCCTATCGCGGCGGCTACCTCACCGCGGTTCCGGCCGCCGACAACAACATAATCGCGACCACCAAATCGACCCTGAACGTCGACATGCAGGCCAGCTGGAACATCCGCGAGAACCTGAAGCTCTCGCTCGAAGGCGTGAACCTGACCGACGAGTTCAACGACCAGTCGGTCGGCTACAGCGACCGCTTGAACGTCTACACCCACAGCGGCCGCCAGTTCATCGTCGGCCTCCGCTACAACTTCTAG
- a CDS encoding ROK family transcriptional regulator, translating into MLDETNRRSRHAHDRASLSGTNIERAGDYNQRVALQSIRVGLAKTKQEVAAYTGLTVPAVTNITNRLLDDGLIAEAGKLHGHRGQPAMTFTVNPDGCYSIGLNIDRDHVTIVLLDLAGQVRARATREAAFAGPEEVAAFFDQHVKAFRRLRSVQADRIIGVGVAVPDDLAKTDLPNRPAAYEAWNTVDLRALLSQGHAWPITVENDAAAAALGELHFGHGMRNRSFFYMLVSSGLGGGLVIDGEYFRGAHGRSGELGFLPADPSGEATIEDFFSLSSLYEALGDLAPSDPAELGGLPSEALSRIDAWLDQAAERLCDPLVSISCLIDPQAVFIGGRLPGPLIDRLAQAVNDKLAARRLALAMAPVRRAALSTDAPAMGAAIIPIIARHLPSRSALRTVDQV; encoded by the coding sequence ATGCTCGACGAGACCAACCGGCGGTCCCGCCACGCCCACGACCGCGCCAGCCTGTCCGGCACCAATATCGAGCGCGCCGGCGACTACAATCAGCGCGTGGCGCTGCAATCCATTCGGGTCGGCCTGGCCAAGACCAAGCAGGAGGTCGCCGCCTATACCGGCCTCACCGTTCCCGCCGTCACCAACATCACCAACCGCCTGCTGGACGACGGCCTGATCGCCGAGGCGGGCAAGCTGCACGGCCACCGCGGACAGCCCGCCATGACCTTCACGGTCAATCCCGACGGCTGCTACTCGATCGGGCTGAATATCGACCGCGATCACGTCACGATCGTGCTGCTGGACCTAGCCGGCCAGGTGCGCGCCCGCGCCACGCGGGAGGCAGCCTTCGCCGGCCCCGAGGAAGTGGCGGCGTTCTTCGACCAGCACGTCAAGGCGTTCCGCAGACTCAGGAGCGTCCAGGCCGATCGCATCATCGGCGTCGGCGTGGCCGTACCGGACGACCTGGCCAAGACCGACCTGCCCAACCGTCCCGCCGCCTATGAGGCCTGGAACACGGTCGACCTGCGCGCCCTGCTCTCGCAAGGCCACGCCTGGCCGATCACCGTCGAGAACGACGCCGCCGCCGCCGCCCTGGGCGAGCTGCACTTCGGCCATGGCATGCGCAATCGCAGCTTCTTCTACATGCTGGTCAGTTCGGGCCTGGGCGGCGGCCTGGTGATCGACGGCGAGTACTTCCGAGGCGCGCACGGCCGCAGCGGCGAACTGGGCTTCCTGCCCGCGGATCCGTCTGGCGAGGCCACCATCGAGGACTTCTTCTCGCTGTCGTCGCTGTACGAGGCGCTGGGCGACCTGGCGCCGAGCGATCCGGCCGAGCTGGGCGGCCTGCCGTCGGAGGCCCTGAGCCGCATCGACGCCTGGCTGGACCAGGCCGCCGAACGCCTATGCGATCCGCTGGTGTCGATCAGCTGCCTGATCGACCCCCAGGCCGTGTTCATCGGCGGCCGCCTGCCCGGTCCGCTGATCGACCGGCTGGCCCAGGCGGTGAACGACAAGCTGGCTGCTCGCCGCCTGGCCCTGGCCATGGCCCCGGTCCGCCGCGCGGCCCTGTCCACCGACGCCCCGGCCATGGGCGCGGCGATCATCCCGATCATCGCCCGCCACCTGCCCTCGCGCTCGGCCCTGCGGACGGTCGACCAGGTCTAG
- a CDS encoding ROK family protein yields the protein MIQIGVDFGGTKIEAAALARDGSVVARLRTPTPATYDAALFAVRDLVERIEAEAGQRGTVGVGAPGSTSPRTGVMRNANAVYLNGRTFREDLSKALERPVRLANDANCLALSEAADGAAAGARVTFAIILGTGCGGGLVVDGRLVEGGDGVAGEWGHMPLPWPDAEESPGPQCWCGQKGCLETWVSGTGLRRDFKARTVRELDGPEIVAAALAGEPEASAAFDRLVDRLGRAMAVIGNIVDPDVFVLGGGLSNVEALYERLPAVIAPRVFSDGWSARIAPARWGDSSGVRGAARLWSPGEAE from the coding sequence GTGATTCAGATCGGTGTCGACTTTGGCGGAACGAAGATCGAGGCGGCGGCCCTGGCGCGGGACGGGAGCGTAGTGGCGCGCCTGAGAACGCCCACGCCCGCCACCTATGACGCCGCGCTGTTCGCCGTCCGCGACCTGGTCGAACGGATCGAGGCCGAGGCCGGCCAGCGGGGCACGGTCGGTGTCGGCGCGCCGGGATCGACCTCGCCCCGCACCGGCGTCATGCGCAACGCCAACGCCGTCTATCTGAACGGCCGGACCTTCCGCGAGGATCTTTCCAAGGCCCTGGAGCGTCCGGTCCGCCTGGCCAATGACGCCAACTGCCTGGCCCTGTCCGAGGCGGCCGACGGCGCCGCGGCCGGCGCGCGCGTGACCTTCGCCATCATCCTGGGCACCGGCTGCGGCGGCGGTCTGGTGGTCGACGGACGGCTGGTCGAAGGCGGCGATGGCGTCGCGGGCGAGTGGGGGCACATGCCGCTGCCCTGGCCTGACGCCGAGGAGTCGCCCGGGCCCCAATGTTGGTGCGGCCAGAAGGGCTGCCTGGAGACCTGGGTCTCGGGCACCGGCCTGCGGCGCGACTTCAAGGCCCGCACGGTGCGCGAACTGGACGGGCCCGAGATCGTCGCGGCGGCCCTGGCCGGTGAGCCCGAGGCCAGCGCCGCCTTCGATCGCCTGGTCGACCGCCTGGGCCGGGCCATGGCGGTGATCGGCAACATCGTCGATCCCGACGTCTTCGTCCTGGGCGGTGGTCTGTCGAATGTCGAGGCGCTCTACGAGCGTCTGCCGGCCGTCATCGCGCCACGGGTCTTCTCGGACGGCTGGTCGGCCAGGATCGCGCCGGCGCGCTGGGGCGACAGCTCGGGCGTGCGCGGCGCGGCGCGGCTGTGGTCGCCCGGCGAGGCGGAGTAG
- a CDS encoding glycoside hydrolase family 27 protein, translating into MPRPSQRLTAMLAAAALVLPTAVLAADKEPPPRVANGLAQTPPMGWNSWNKFACNIDEATVRRVADAMAGNGMKDAGYQYVVIDDCWHGPRDAGGFITYDAKRFPNGIKALADYVHAKGLKFGIYSDAGRKTCGGRPGSQGHEYQDAKTYASWGVDYLKYDWCETGTRNAEEAYTLMADALRETGRDIVFSMCEWGTAKPWLWAANVGNLWRTTGDITDKWDGKHDYSLGVMRIVDLNEPLYPFAGPGHWNDPDMLEVGNGGLTTTEYRSHFSLWALMAAPLIAGNDVANMDQDTRDILLNKEVIAVNQDRLGAQGRRVRDDGDLEVWSKPLADGSRAVILFNRGPEAKSIAVDWTELGYPATLKARVRDLWAHKDLGKQAGRFVATAPSHGVVMVRVTP; encoded by the coding sequence ATGCCTAGGCCATCCCAGCGTCTGACCGCCATGCTGGCCGCCGCCGCGCTGGTTCTGCCGACCGCCGTGTTGGCCGCCGACAAGGAGCCGCCGCCGCGCGTCGCCAACGGCCTGGCCCAGACGCCGCCGATGGGCTGGAACAGCTGGAACAAGTTCGCCTGTAACATCGACGAGGCCACCGTGCGCCGCGTCGCCGACGCCATGGCCGGTAACGGCATGAAGGACGCCGGTTACCAGTACGTGGTCATCGACGACTGCTGGCACGGGCCCCGCGACGCGGGCGGCTTCATCACCTACGACGCCAAGCGTTTCCCGAACGGCATCAAGGCCCTGGCCGACTATGTCCACGCCAAGGGGCTGAAGTTCGGCATCTATTCGGACGCCGGCCGCAAGACCTGTGGCGGCCGTCCCGGCAGCCAGGGCCACGAGTACCAGGACGCCAAGACCTATGCGTCGTGGGGCGTCGACTATCTGAAGTACGACTGGTGCGAGACCGGTACGCGCAACGCCGAGGAAGCCTACACCCTGATGGCCGACGCCCTGCGCGAAACGGGCCGCGACATCGTCTTTTCCATGTGCGAGTGGGGCACGGCCAAGCCGTGGCTGTGGGCGGCCAATGTCGGCAACCTGTGGCGCACGACCGGCGACATCACCGACAAGTGGGACGGCAAGCACGACTATTCGCTGGGCGTGATGCGGATCGTCGACCTCAACGAGCCGCTCTATCCGTTCGCCGGTCCCGGCCACTGGAACGACCCCGACATGCTGGAGGTCGGTAACGGCGGGCTGACCACGACCGAGTACCGTTCGCACTTCAGCCTGTGGGCCCTGATGGCCGCGCCGCTGATCGCCGGCAACGACGTCGCCAACATGGACCAGGACACCCGCGACATCTTGCTGAACAAAGAGGTCATCGCGGTCAATCAGGACAGGCTGGGCGCCCAAGGCCGCCGCGTCCGCGACGACGGCGACCTGGAGGTCTGGTCCAAGCCGCTGGCCGACGGGAGCCGCGCGGTGATCCTGTTCAATCGAGGGCCGGAGGCCAAGTCGATCGCCGTCGACTGGACCGAGCTGGGCTATCCCGCGACGCTGAAGGCCCGGGTGCGAGACCTCTGGGCCCACAAGGACCTGGGCAAGCAAGCTGGTCGCTTCGTCGCGACGGCGCCGTCGCATGGCGTCGTGATGGTGCGCGTCACCCCCTAG
- a CDS encoding tryptophan halogenase family protein: MENASRISHLVIVGGGTAGWMSAAFFSKVFTPQQMKITLVESAEIGTVGVGEATIPPITFFNQVVGVDERRMLSSTNGTYKLGIEFVGWGDPGDAYIHPFGNYGPPMDGVSFHAYWLRARKLGYKAELSEFSLSCVAAKAGKFDWRVEDPRDPRAAMAHAYHFDASLYAKLLREVAEERGVRRLERTIRGVNLDPLDGTIASLALDDGETLEGDFFIDCSGFRGLLIGGALGVGYDDWSEFLPANRAVAVPSARYQDPIPYTRATADKAGWRWRIPLQHRTGNGYVYVSDYISDDEAAGTLLDSLAAEHPDNKVLADPRFLRFTTGRRKQSRFKNCAAIGLSSGFLEPLESTSIHLIQHGLIKLAGSFPRAKNDPPVAAIYNQIMGEEMEQIRDFLIYHYHANRRLGEPLWDRMRHMAIPDSLKLKMELFRTRGATVFPGQTIFQEPNWLAIMIGQGGEPESYDPLADLMDERAMAERLQHVRIACRQAADRMPTHASVLERAAAPDPMKGTPVDA, from the coding sequence ATGGAAAACGCGAGCAGGATCTCTCACCTCGTCATCGTGGGCGGGGGTACGGCCGGGTGGATGTCGGCGGCGTTCTTCTCCAAGGTCTTCACGCCCCAGCAGATGAAGATCACCCTGGTGGAGTCGGCCGAGATCGGCACGGTCGGGGTGGGCGAGGCGACCATTCCGCCGATCACCTTCTTCAACCAGGTCGTGGGCGTCGACGAGCGCCGCATGCTGTCGTCGACCAACGGGACCTACAAGCTGGGCATCGAGTTCGTCGGCTGGGGCGATCCCGGCGACGCCTATATCCACCCCTTCGGCAACTATGGCCCGCCGATGGACGGGGTGTCGTTCCACGCCTATTGGCTGCGCGCGCGCAAGCTGGGCTACAAGGCCGAGCTTTCCGAGTTCTCGCTGAGCTGTGTGGCGGCCAAGGCCGGCAAGTTCGACTGGCGCGTGGAGGATCCTCGCGACCCGCGCGCGGCCATGGCCCACGCCTATCACTTCGACGCCTCGCTCTACGCCAAGCTGCTGCGCGAGGTGGCCGAGGAACGCGGCGTGCGGCGGCTGGAGCGCACCATCCGGGGCGTGAACCTGGATCCGCTGGACGGGACCATCGCCTCCCTGGCGCTCGACGACGGCGAGACCCTGGAGGGCGACTTCTTCATCGACTGCTCCGGCTTCCGCGGCCTGCTGATCGGCGGCGCCCTGGGCGTCGGCTATGACGACTGGTCGGAGTTCCTGCCCGCCAACCGCGCCGTGGCCGTGCCGTCGGCGCGCTATCAGGATCCCATCCCTTACACCCGGGCCACCGCCGACAAGGCCGGCTGGCGCTGGCGCATCCCGCTGCAGCACCGCACCGGCAACGGCTATGTCTATGTCAGCGACTACATCAGCGACGACGAAGCGGCGGGGACGCTGCTGGACAGCCTGGCCGCTGAGCATCCGGACAACAAGGTCCTGGCCGATCCACGCTTCCTGCGGTTCACCACGGGACGGCGCAAGCAGTCGCGGTTCAAGAACTGCGCGGCGATCGGTCTGTCGAGCGGCTTCCTGGAGCCGCTGGAGTCGACCTCGATCCACCTGATCCAGCACGGCCTGATCAAGCTGGCCGGCAGCTTCCCGCGCGCCAAGAACGATCCGCCCGTCGCCGCGATCTACAACCAGATCATGGGCGAGGAGATGGAGCAGATCCGGGATTTCCTGATCTACCACTACCACGCCAATCGGCGGCTCGGCGAACCGCTGTGGGATCGCATGCGCCACATGGCGATCCCGGACTCGCTGAAGCTCAAGATGGAGCTGTTCCGGACGCGCGGCGCGACGGTCTTCCCTGGCCAGACCATCTTCCAGGAACCCAACTGGCTGGCGATCATGATCGGGCAGGGCGGCGAGCCCGAGAGCTACGATCCCCTGGCCGACCTGATGGACGAGCGCGCGATGGCCGAACGCCTGCAGCACGTCCGCATCGCCTGCCGCCAGGCCGCCGACCGCATGCCCACCCACGCCAGCGTGCTCGAGCGCGCCGCCGCGCCCGATCCCATGAAAGGAACTCCCGTCGATGCCTAG